The Nocardia sp. NBC_01503 sequence CTCGGTCACCGAACGTGCCACCACATGGTCAGGCCCGTAGCGCTCCAAAACTTCTTCGATCCGGTCGCAGACGTCGGTGATCTCACCAGCTGGTGTTGTAGTCATGTCGGCCCACCACAAGGCATCTCGGACGGCCGAATGGTCGTCTGCCCACCGAATTTTCAGACCTCGGTGCCGGGCTTCAACGCAAGCGCACGAGTGATGCGCCACCAGAGCGATCAACCTCTCGGGCGCGCCCTGCTCTGCCAGAAATTCCGCGCCGTCTACCGGGTGAAATCCAGTTCGAGCCAAATGAGGCGCATATCCGACATCGTGTAACCATGCCGCGGCTACGAGCAAGTCCGGATCATCCACTACGCCACTGGCATGCTCGGCCCGGCGGGCTACTCCCTGAGTGTGCTTCCATCGGCGTGGAAGGGTTTCGAGCTGCTCCCGCGCCGTATCGAACGCCCATCGTCGCAAATCAGAAGTCACGCTCACACGGTAGTGGTGAACCGGCAGCCTCGACCACCCCTCACAAGGGCGGCAGCTGGTCGTTGTCCTCTGGCCAATGATCTTTGAGCACACTGGCCGCTGTTCGTTGCCTACGATGTGTCGCCTACGTCGGCGCTCCTCCAGGTGCCGAACCACGATCCTCCGACAGGACAGCGAGACCAAGTTCGCTCCTTGCTGCGGCTACGAATATGTCCTGCGCAGCCCAGAGCTCTTTGAACAACTCGGAAGGTATTTCGCTTGCGCCAGATGCCCCTCGTGCCGCAGCAACTTGACGGGCGGCCGTAAGTACTCGGAGGCCCGCGCTCGCTGTCTCCTCCGACTCGTAGGTAAGCCTTGCTGCGGAATTTTTCAAGGTGGATGAGTCCAGCGGGTGTTAAGCGGCTGTCGTGTCGGTCTCCTGGGTGGTGTCTTGGGTTGGTCGGTTGATCCAGGCGGTGTCGGGTAGGTCGAGGATCTTCGGTGTCGTTGTGGTGCCGAAGCGGTGTGGGTGCCGCGCGCGGGCCTGGGCGAGCACGGCTGCCCGTTCGGCGGCCTTGTCGGTGGCCAGCCCGTAGTGGACGTCGGCGGGGGTGTGTAGGCCGATGCCGGTGTGGCGGTGTTCGTGGTTGTACCAGTCGGCGAAGGAATCCATGAATCCTCTTGCGGTGGTGAGTGATCCGAAGCGTTCGGGGAACTCCGGCCCGTATTTCAGGGTCTTGAACAGTGCTTCGGAGTAGGGGTTGTCATTGGACACCCGCGGTCGTGAATGCGAGCGGGTGACCTCGAGATCGGCCAGTAGAGCGGCGACGGTTTTGCTGGTCATCGAGGTGCCCCGATCGGCGTGCACGACCTGCGGGATCCCGTGGACTCCGAAGATCTCCTTCATCAATTCTGTTGCCAGAACACCGGATTCATGATTGTGGACATGGACCCCGACGATATAGCGGGAGTAGATGTCGATCATCACGTAGGCATCGAAATATTGTCCCTTGACCGGGCCCGCGAGCTTGGTGATGTCCCACGAATACACCTGCCTCGGTGCGGTGGCGACCAACTCCGGACACACCTTGCTCGGATGGCGCGCCAACCTTCGACGCTCCTTGACCTGCTTGTTTTCCCGCAACACCCGATACATCGTGGACACCGAACACAGGTAGGTGCCCTCGTCCAGGAGCTGAGCGAAGACCTGCAACGGCGCCAGATCGACGAACCCGGGACTGCCCAGCACCTCCAAGATCTTGCGGCGCTCGAACTCGGAGAGCTTGTTCACCGGATCCGAAACCGGTTGCCGAAAAACCGAACTCGGTCCCGCGGCCGCGTTGCGGCGGCGGATCGCGGTGGAACGCACCAGCCCGGTCAACACCGCCGCACGCCGAGTTCCGGCTCCGACCTCGGTCAACGACGTGTACGCGGTGGTCAGCGCTGTCTGCGCTTCTCTTGCGAATCCGCTCTCTCGGAGAGAGATTCCAAGAGAGCGTGTGCTTTTCCCATGATGTCCAGGGCGGCCTCGGTGGTAACGAGGCGTTTGTTCGCACGCGCCAATTCCGCTGTCAGGCGAGCGATTTCGGCTTGCTCGGCGGTGAGTTTGCCGACCTTCTCGCCCGGCTTCTTCCCGGACAGGACTCCCGCGTCGCGTTGCTTGCGCCACTCGCTGATCTGCGAGGAATACAGCCCTTCTCGCCGCAGATACCCGCCACCGTCGCCGTGTTCGATCGCCTGCTCGTAGGCCTGCAGATACGCCAACTTGTCCGCCGCGCTGAACGCACGCCGCCGCTTCGGCTCGTCACCACGCGGCCCTCGAGAACCCATCCGCCCATTGTGGCCTTCGGCCACCGTGGTGCTTGTCCTGGTCATGAAATATCGATCCGTCTCTCGCCCTGCATCTACCCGATTGGCTCCGAGCCGGTGGACTCACCTCACCCTGACACGCAGGGCTGAGACCCATGCGGCCTCGAGTCGTTCCTTGTACGGGCGTCCAAGCTCATCGAAGAACGGCATGAGTTCGTCGGCGGCCCACGGGTGCGGGACTGCTGTGATCCGAGCCGCTGGGTCTACGGCGAAAGCAACATACTGCCGATATGCGGCTACAAACTCGTTGTAGGTTCGAAGGCGGATATCCCGCCATTCACGCTGATGGTCACGATGCCACTGCCGGTCTTGATTCCTGATGGTCAACCATCCGCCGAGTAGGACACCCGACAGAACAGCTAGCGCCGATATCGCGTTGCCTGCGACGCTCATTGGCCCTCCCCGCGCCTTCACTGCCGAGGTGAATCATATTTCACCCCAATTGCTTTGAGAGTACGCATCGCCCGAACCACTTCGGATGAGCCAACGTGTGCGGGGACGCTGAGGGTGAGTCGGGACCTTTCACAACTTGTCGCCAAGTCGCGCGCGTCGGTGCGCGGCCTTCGCTCGTTCATCTGCGACGGATTTGCCGTAGCGGTCGAGCATCTGGCGGGAGCGCCAGCCTGCGAGCATCATGAGGTCTTGCTCCTGGCCGCCGTTGGCTAGCCAGGTGTGGGCGAACCAGTGGCGGAACTGGTGGGGGTGGATGTGGTCGATTCCGGCTGCTGTGGTGCGGCGTTCGAGCATTTGACGGAGGCCGTGGTCAGTCATGCGGCCTTGTCGTCCGAGCCAGAGGGCTGTTTCGTCGTTCTTGGCTTTCGGGTGTTTGGCGCGGGCTCGTAGATATTTGCGGAGCGCGACTCTGGTTTTATCTCCGAACGGGGCTGTCCGCGGCCTGCGTCCCTTGCCGATGACCATGGCGGTGTTCTCAGCGAAGTCGAGGTCGGGGATGTCTAATCCGGCGAGTTCTCCTGCACGACAGCCGGTATCGGTGAACATCCGGATGATGGCGGTGTCACGTAGCGCCTCGAAGTCAGTACCCGCGCACTCGGCAAGCAGGGCGCGGAGCGCTTCATCAGGCGGAACTGCCGTCAGGTTTTCGGGAGCGTCCGGCAGCGTCATCTTGTCGAAGGGGTCGCTAGCTATGATCCCCTCTGCCGCAAGGTATTTGAAGAACTGTTGCAGGGCACGGTAGTTGCTTCGTGCGTACTCGGGGGAGAGCGGCTTGCCTGAGCGCTTGTTCGGTCGCGTCAGTAGCGACTCGATGAAACTGCCGACATGGTCACGGGTGACCTCCGGTGCGAGAGTCGGCAGTTCGTTCTCGATGAGGTAGTCGACGAAGTAGCCGATGCGCATCAGATAGCCGTCGATGGTGATCTTGCTCCGGTTCCGGCGGCGCAGCTCGGTCGCGAAGTCATCCTTGAGTTCTCGAAGATCATCCAGGTCGAGCGCGCCCATACGACTGAATCTTACGCCCGAATACATAGCTCTACGTGCTGTGTACTGGTTCGTCTCTACGAGTCTGCATCAAGTACTTGCAGCTCAGACGCTATAAGTGGGGCGGGCGGGGCTCGAACCCGCGACCAATGGATTATGAGTCCACGGCTCTAACCGACTGAGCTACCGCCCCGGGCCGCAGGTTGAAGCTGCGGGCCTCGCGATGCTACCTCGACCCTGTGGGGGATGCCTAGTTGGGGGCTACGGTGTCGTAAGTTTGGTGGGAAATCCCCCGGCGACAGACGAGCCGGGGGAGAGGTTTGACCGAATTTGCCTCGGGGAGACCGGGTTCCGTTACTGAGCGTAGTGGGTGGCGATCTTGTTGAGTTCGAGCTGGTAGTAGAGGATTCCTAGGCCGAAGACGAAGTTCAGGAGGAAGGCGACTACCGGGTTGCAGGCGCCCTCGAGGCCGGCGGGCTCTTGGGATTGTTTGATGCGATTGCCGGTGCGCCAGAAGCTGATGATGGCGGCGATGCCCGTCCAGGACAGGAAGACCATGACCAGCAACGGGCCCGCGACGGGGGCTTCGGGGTCGCGGCGGAGTTCGGCCATCTCCTTGTGGATCTTGTAGTACCAGACGACGACGTAGATGCCGAGGGTGATCAGGGGTCAGACGAGCCAGGCCAGGACGGGGTTGCGGGGTTGGATGGGGTGGCCGCCTGGGTGGGGATCATGGTGAATCCTGTTGGGGTCGAGGGGAATTCGGGTCCCGGGTTGCCGGGGTGAGGCGACCGTATCGGTGGCTTCGTGATCAGATCGTGAACCGCCTAGGCTGGCGTTAACCACTCGGCTGGAGGAATCATGGCGAATCTGTTCGTGAACGTGCTCCGTGGACATCAGTTCATCTATGAGAAGAGCGGCGGGCTGGTCGGGCATCGGCTGCTGTTCGGGAATCCGACGCTGCTGTTGCGGACGGTCGGACGGAAGACAGGGCAGCCGCGGACCTCGGCGCTGACCTACGCCAAGGATGGCAAGGATTATCTGGTGACCGCGTCCAACGGCGGGTCCTCGCGGCCGCCGGGGTGGCTGGCGAATGTGAAGGCCAAGCCGGACTGCGAGATTCAGGTCGGGACCACCAAGATTCAGGTCACCGCGCGAGCCACCTATCCGGACGATCCGGAGTACGCCCGCAGGTTCGCGTTGGTCGACAAGATCAATGGCGGTCGATATGCGCAGTATCAGGAGAAGACCTCGCGCAAGATCGCCGTGGTCGTGCTCAGCCCCAGGTAGAGTCGGGTGAGCCGCGCCGAGATGAGCACCGTCACGGCGCGGCGAGTTGGACAGCTGAGCTAAGGGTCGGCTATTATCTGCGGCGAGGGGAGTACTTCCCAAGAATCATTCCGGTCAGTACGGATCGCGCCATCGTGATCCCCGGGTGGTTGCCCAAGGCTGTGTGGTTCGAACCGCACGGGTGAAGGAGACCTCAGGCGGTTTTTCCTGCCCGAGGAGGTCCCCGAATGAGTCCTGATCTAACTTTCCTGGCGAGTCCCGCCGCTATCGAATCCGTTGGTACGCCCTGGTTGTGGGCTGGAACCATCGGCGTTGTGCTGGCGCTGCTGATTCTCGACTTCGCCATTACGCGCCGCCCGCACGAGGTCTCCATGCGTGAGGCGCTGGGCTGGACGATCTTCTACATCGCGCTGCCGGTCGCCTTCGGCATCTTCCTGTGGACGCGAAACGGCACGAACACCGGCATGGAATTCTTCACCGGATATTTGCTGGAGAAGTCCCTCTCGGTCGATAACCTCTTCGTCTTCATGTTGCTGCTCTCCGCGTTCGCGGTCCCGGCGGCTTTGGCTCAGCGTGTACTGCTCTACGGCATCGCCGGGGCGCTCGTGCTGCGCGGCATCTTCATCGCACTCGGCGCGGCCGCCTTGGCCACCCTCGACTGGGCCTTCCTGCTCTTCGGTCTGATCCTGCTGATCACCGCAGTGAAACTGCTGGCCGACGCCGCCGGCGGACATGAGCAGGACGTCGATGTGTCGTCCATGAAGTCGGTCAAACTGCTGCGCCGCTTCATGCCGGTCACCGATGACTACCGCGGCACCAAGATGACTGTCATGGAGGCCGGACGCCGCGCCCTCACCCCGCTGGCTCTGGTGGTGGCCGCCGTGATGGCGACCGACCTGGTCTTCGCCGTCGACTCCGTGCCCGCCGTCTACGGCGTCACCGGTGACCCGTTCCTGGTGTTCGCCACCAACGCCTTCGCGCTACTCGGTTTGCGCGCACTGTATTTCGTGCTGCACGCCGCGCTCTCGCGACTGGTGCACCTGGCGTACGGCCTGGCCGCCATCCTCGCCTTCATCGGCGTGAAGCTGGTGCTGCACTGGGCGCACGGCGTGTGGAGCGGTGTACCGACCATCCCGACGGCCGCTTCGCTCGTGGTGATCGTGGTGGTGCTGGCGACGGTGACCGTCACCAGCCTGCGCGCCACCCGCGGCCAGGATCAGACCGAGATCGAACCGGCCAATTGAGCTGAGCCGCCGGGCGCCAGCACTGCCCGGCGGTTACCGCCGCCACCCCTGATCCCCAAAAACCGAGGCCATGTGCGCGCACAGCCTTCCGACGTACCGTGAATCATGATGCTGCAACGTTTCCGGCCGATCGGTGTCGACAGGATCAACCGCGTGGTCGACGAATTGGTGCTTCCCGAGGCCGTGTACAAGACCTGTCCCTGGCAGCCTCGTGAACTGGTGGAAACCGGTCTGCGGCAATGGCTTCGCTGCTGCGGCGCGGCCATGCGGGACGGGCAGGTGATCGGTATGCCGTCCTTCGCGGTGGATGAGGCCTGGCACGGACTCATTCTGTGCACCATGCGATATCAGCGCTTCTGTAATGCCGCGTACGGCCGCTTCCTGCACCACTTCCCATCCGGTGAGGGCTCGGGCGACCCGAACGATCCGATGGTGGATCAGCTCGGCCGCACCGTGGTCGCCTGGGCGATGGTGGCGCGGCCGGGTGAGGAATGCGTGCTCTGGGACCTGGATACGGTTGTGGGAGTGGATGATCCGTGGGGCATCTCCCGGGACCGGGTCGACCTCATCGAAACGGCGCTGCGGGCCGAAGCCTGAAACCCGCAGCGCCGTAATCGGAGTGGTCGGTGTCAGCTGCCGCCTCCGCCGCCGCAACCCCCTCCGCCACCACCGCAGCCCCCGCCGCAGCCCCCGCCGCCGCAGCCGCCATGGCCGTGCCCACCCCCGCCGCAGCCACTACCGCCGTCGTAGTAGCTCGAGCTCGAGCCGCCACTGAGGCCGTGGCGGTAGCTCGACCGCCGATTGCGCGGTCGCCGCGTCTCGATCTCCGCGTTACGACCCACCCGGACCATCGCCCACGTCGCCCCGATCAGCGCCATGAAAATTACCAAAGCTATTAGCCTCGGCCGATCACGCTAATTGCTGGTGAGGTCCCCCAGGAATGGCGAAAGGTGCTCTGACCCGCGATAATTCATCTTGCGAAGGAAGAATTGATCGAGGTTTTGGAGCACCTTTCTGGTGAAGCAGTCTATCTCGCCGTATCCACGGTTGCGCACCGACGCCCAAGGATCGGGCATCGTGACCCAGGCCGGGGCGGTCCTATTGCTCAGGACCGCGGAGAAACTGGGTTTGACCAGCGAAATATCAGCGGCGTTCGCGCCGTGGCGCAAGTCGATGGCCACCCATGACCCCGGAAAGATCCTCCTCGACCTGGCGGTCGCGGTGGCGATCGGTGGTGACTGCGTCGCGGATCTTTCGATACTGCGCGCCGAGCCCGGGGTGTTCGGGCCGGTCGCCTCGGGGCCGACGGTGTCGCGGTTGATCACCCTATTGGCCGGGGATGCACCGAAAGCGTTGTCCGCCATCGATTCCGCGCGCGCCCGAGCCCGGGCCACCGCGTGGTCGCTGGCCGGTGAGCGCGCCCCCGACCACGACATCGACGCTGATCGTCCACTGGTCATCGACCTCGATGCCACGCTGGTGACCGCGCACAGTGACAAAGAACACGCCGCCCCAACATTCAAGCGGGGCTACGGTTTTCACCCGCTGTGCGCGTTCATCGACCACGGTTCCGACGGCACCGGTGAGCCCGCCGCGATGTTGCTGCGGCCCGGTAACGCCGGGGCGAACACCGCCGCCGATCACAAGAAGGTCCTGGCCGCAGCGCTGGGCCAGTTGCCGTGGGCCCCGGGATATCGAGTGGGCCGGAAAGTGTTGGTGCGCACCGATGCCGGTGGCGGCACCCATGAATTCGTGGGCTACTGCCATGCGCGGCGGTTGCAGTACTCGGTCGGATTCGGTCTCACCGAATCGGTCGTCGCCGCCATGGACGCCTACCTCCCGAACTCCGCGTGGACCCCGGCCTACGACGCCGAGGGACAGGTGCGGCCCGGGGCGTGGGTCGCCGAGATCACCGGGATCATCGGGTTGTCCGGGTGGCCACCGGGCATGCGGGTGATCGTCCGCAAGGAAAAACCGCACCCGGGTGCGCAACTGCGGTTCACCGATCTGGACGGGCTGCGGTTGACCGCCTTCGCCACCAACACCACCCGCGGCCAGCTCCCGGACCTCGAATTGCGCCACCGCCGCCGCGCCCGCTGCGAGGACCGCATCAGAAACGCGAAAGACACTGGGCTGCGCAACCTTCCGTTCCACGACTTCGCCGCCAACCGGATCTGGTGCGCCATCGTCGAACTCGCCCTGGATTTGACCGCGTGGCTGCAACTGCTGGCACTGCACGAGCATCCCGCACGCCGGTGGGAACCGAAAACCCTTCGGCTACGGCTGTTCTCCACGGCCGGGCGCCTCGCTCGCCACGCCCGACGCACACGGTTACATCTGGCCCGACACGCACCCTGGACGTCCCTGCTCACCACCGCCCACGACCGCCTCGCAGCCACCTGAACAGCATCGACCCACACCATCAACCCTGAAAGGACCAGTCTCCGGGCCCGTGGAGCCCGACAGCCAGCCCGCTGCGCGGGCAGGCTGCCCTGCCCCACAACCGGAAACTACAATCGAAACACCAATCCGAAACCGATCAGGCCGGCACATCAGCCACACGAAAGATCGAGGTTAGAGCGCCCATTGCGAGCCACATCCTCCCCAGCGTGAATCGTTGTAGCTGAAAGCTACTGCGATGCCGAGGCATTCGGCAGACCCGGAAATTCGGGTAATAGATATGGGTGTGGAAACCTGTGGAACTGGGTACCGGCAATTCGGAGAGTGATACGAAAACGCCCCTCGCGGATATCCGCGAGGGGCGCATGCTTATTTCGTGTTACGTGAGCTTCACGCGTGCCGCGAAGAACCGCGCCACGGCCGGGGCGAACCGGTTGAAGCGGTACTGCAGCCACGCCTCGGGCGTCACCGGAACCACGTCCCGGTCCTGCTCAACCGACTTGAGAATCTGCGCGGCGACCTTCTCCGGCCCGTACCGGCGCGTCGCGTACAGCTTGTCGAAGCGCTGCTGCTTGGCAGCCTCTTCCTCCGCCGAGACGCCGGAGAACCGGGTATTGGCAACAATATTGGTGTGCACAATTCCGGGGCAGATGGTATGCACGCCAATTCCCTTGCCGGACAGCTCGGCCCGCAGACAATCGGAGAACATGAATACCGCCGACTTACTCGTCGAATACGCCGAGAAACCACGTTGCGGCGTATAGGCCGCCATCGAAGACAGATTCACGATATGTCCGCCGAGCCCACGATCGGCCATGGCCTTGCCGAAAGCACGGCAGCCGTTTATCACGCCGTAGAGATTGATATTGAGCACGCGATCGAACTCCGCCGCGGGCGTGTCGAAGAAGTCGCCCGCCTGCCCGATACCGGCGTTGTTGATCAGGATGTCCGGCACACCGTGCGCGGCGATCACGGTCGCGGCATGCTCGGTGACGGCCGCCGCGGAGGAGACGTCCAGCTGATACGCGTGCGCCGTACCTCCTTCGCGCGCAATGAGTTCGGCGGTCTCCTTGGCGGAGTCGAGATTGATGTCCGAGAGCACCACCTCCGCGCCCTGCCGGGCGAAGGCCAGCGCGGTCTCGCGCCCGATACCGCTGCCGCCGCCGGTGATGACCAGCAGCTGATCCTCGAAACTCCGCTGCTCCCTGCCGACTTCGGCCCGCCGCAGCGCCCGCGAGGTCTCCCCGGTGCGCAGCGAATCGATGAGCTCGACGGTGGAGGTCGCGAGCAGCTCCGGATGCGAGAACGGCAGCCAGTGCCCGCCGCCGACCTCGCGCCGGTACAGGTTCGGCGCCCACTCCCGAGTATCGGCGTACGGTGCGGGCCGCACCGCCACATCGCGCCGGGCGATGATCAACTGCACCGGCACTTCGGTGCGGCGCTCGCGCGGACCCGTCACGCGCTGCAGGATATTCGCGCGGTAGATCCGCATACCGTCGAAGAAGTCGCGGCGGAACTCCGGCCCGAATTTGATGTTCTCGGGCGAGGTGTCGTTCATCAGCCCGACGAACCGCGACCACACCTTCTCGGTGCCGAGCGGGCGCAGCAGCACCCGCGGCAGCACCGGCGTCATGAACAGTCCGGTGTAGGTCGATGACAGCAGCTGGGTGAACGGCCCCCACAGTTTGCCGCGCGCGACATTCTTCTGCATCCAGGTGCCCATATGGTCCAGGTTCGGACCCGAGACCGAGGTGAAAGACGCTATGCGCGAAGCGGCTTGGGGCTCGCACACCGCCTCCCACATCTCCACCGAACCCCAGTCGTGCGCCAGCACGTGCACGGGGGCGTCCGGGCTCACCGCATCCGCGACCGCGAAGAAGTCGGCGGCGAAATGCTCCAGCCGGTAGTCCTCGGTGCGATCGGTGCGGGTGGAACGACCGTGCCCGCGGGTGTCGTAGGTGACGACGTGGAACCGGTCGGCCAGCAGCGGCACCACGCGATCCCACAGATGATTGTCATCGGGCCAGCCGTGCACCAGCACAATGGTCTCCGCCGACGGCTCACCGTATTCGTATACGGCGATATCGAATTCGCCACTGCGGACGATCCGCTCGGAGGCGGGAATGATGGTCTCGGTCACGATCTTCTCCATGAGGCTAGAGGTATGGAGCCGGAGGGGCAGTCAGAGGTCCAGCACCAAACGGTCGCCGGTACAACGGGATACGCAGATGAGCATTTCGCCCGCTGTGCGCTCGGAATCGGTGAGTACGGTGTCACGGTGCTCGACCGCGCCGGCGAGCGTGCTCACCTTGCAGGTGCGGCAGAACCCCTGACGACACGAATACGGGCTGTCCGGGCGGACTTTCAGCACTTCCTCCAGTACCGACTTGTCCGCGGGCACATCGATGATCTCGCCGGTGCGGGCCAGCTCCACCTGGAAGGCGGTGCCGTTCACCACCGGCGGCGGGGAGAAGCGCTCGGAGTACATCTCGACGCCAGGCATCTCACGCACCGCATCGGCGATCGCCTGGGTCATGACGACCGGTCCGCAGCAGTAGATCGAGGTGTCGGTACCGACCCCGGTCAGTAGATCGGCGGCGGTGGGCAGGCCGTGCTCGTCATCGGTGCGCACGGTGACCCGCGATCCGAACGACTCCACCTCCGCCAGAAAGGGAATGGCGTCGCGGCTGCGGCCGACATAGGTCATGGTCCAGTCCACGCCGAGTCGATGCGCCATCCGCACCATCGGCAGGATCGGCGTGATCCCGATGCCACCCGCCACGAAATGCACTCGGGCAGCGGAGGATCCATAACCGGGGAGCACGAACGGGAAGGCGTTGCGCGGCCCGCGCACCGTCACCGGCGTGCCCACGGTGAGCGTCTCGTGTACTTCGAGCGAGCCACCGCCACCATTCGGTATGCGGCGCACCGCGATTCGATACGCGTGCCGATCGGCCGGATCGCCGCACAGCGAGTACTGGCGTACCCGCCCCGACGGCAACTCCAGATCCAGATGGGCGCCGGGCCGCCATACTGGCAGGGCCCGCCCGTCCGGTGCGGTGAACATCAGGCTGATCACATCGGTGTCGTGCGCCTCCACCCGGCGCTCGACCAGCACCAGCGGAATCCGCCGATCGTCGACCGGTGCGGGCGGCTGCTTCCGGTTTACGAAAGTGGTCCAGCGCAAACGGGATTCGGCTATCAGATCCAGTACCCGGGTCGCCCGGTCCGAGCGCGCCTTCCCGTACAGGTCCAGCGGTGGCTCGGCGGGGACGGGCCGAATGACGTTCATCTCGGGTTCGGTCCGAACGGTCACGAGGCCATGATCCGGGCCGCCGGGGACTGCGCCAGGTAGGCCAGGGCCTGCGCGGTCGAGCCGACCGGTTCGGGAGAATAGCCGGGCTTGAAGGTGGACAGCGCGCTGATCAGCAGCGACGGAATGCCGGGCACCGAACCCCGCCACATGGCCGCGAAGATCCTACCGACCAGCATGGGATACCGATGATTGGGCAGCGTCGGATCCTGATGCACCAGGTACTTCGTGCCGCGCAGCAGTAGTGCGATGAAGATCGGGAAGACGATCAGCATGAGCGCCCCGCGCCGCAGGTATCCGACTCCGAAGTACTCGGCCACATCGTGCGCGACCATCCGATGCTCGACCTCTTCGGCCCCGTGCCAGCGGAACAGGTCCAGCATCTGCGGATCGGCGTCGAACTTCTCCAGATCGGCGTTGAGTATCCAATCGCCGAGGAATGCGAAGAAATGCTCCAGGGTGGCGATGACGCCGAGGCGTTCGACCAGCACCTGCTGCTGTGCCGCGGCGGTCGGCATGTCGCGGTGGCCCAGGGTCTTGCGGAAGAGGAATTCCGCCTGTCGCACATAGGGTTCCACGTCGATACCGTGCGCGGCGAGGACCTCTTCGAGGGCTCCGTTATGGCTTTCGGCGTGCATGGACTCCTGGCCGATGAAGCCGATCATGGCTTCACGGAGCTTCTCGTCCCGCACCAGTTCCAGGGCTTCGCCGTAGGTGACCAGGAACATGCGCTCGCCCTCGGGCAGCAGCATGCTCAGCGCGTTCAGGACATGGGAGGCGATCGGTTCCGCGGTCATCCACACGGGTGCCGTCCGGGACCAGTCGAACTGCACATTTCGGGCGTGCAGGGCTACCTCACCGGGCTCGGTCACCTCGCGGCGCGCCAGTTTCGGAAGTAGCTTCATCGATACTCCTGGTTCGTTCCAATGACACAGCTTCATGGTGTCGACGGCGGGTCCAGCAGACCCACAGCCACTTTTGCTGCGTGAGCGTAGCAATATTCTACGCATATATGGAACCCACGGTTACAGCTAAATCCGTGTCGGTCGCACAACGAACCCCCGATGGCGCAGGCCAGCGGGGGTTCGGATGGCTCAACTGGTCTGCGTACCGGACCAGCCGAAGCTGAAACCGTGGCCCTTCGCGGTACAGCTGAACCCGCCGCGCCCGCCGCCGTGGCAGCTGGCCCCGGCGTAGTTGATGGTCGAGCCGTAGCCGATCGGGCCACCACCCAACACCTGGGCATCCGAGCGGCCGTAGTGGCCGAATGCGCCGAAGGTCGGGTGTGCCG is a genomic window containing:
- a CDS encoding tyrosine-type recombinase/integrase, translated to MGALDLDDLRELKDDFATELRRRNRSKITIDGYLMRIGYFVDYLIENELPTLAPEVTRDHVGSFIESLLTRPNKRSGKPLSPEYARSNYRALQQFFKYLAAEGIIASDPFDKMTLPDAPENLTAVPPDEALRALLAECAGTDFEALRDTAIIRMFTDTGCRAGELAGLDIPDLDFAENTAMVIGKGRRPRTAPFGDKTRVALRKYLRARAKHPKAKNDETALWLGRQGRMTDHGLRQMLERRTTAAGIDHIHPHQFRHWFAHTWLANGGQEQDLMMLAGWRSRQMLDRYGKSVADERAKAAHRRARLGDKL
- a CDS encoding IS1380 family transposase produces the protein MKQSISPYPRLRTDAQGSGIVTQAGAVLLLRTAEKLGLTSEISAAFAPWRKSMATHDPGKILLDLAVAVAIGGDCVADLSILRAEPGVFGPVASGPTVSRLITLLAGDAPKALSAIDSARARARATAWSLAGERAPDHDIDADRPLVIDLDATLVTAHSDKEHAAPTFKRGYGFHPLCAFIDHGSDGTGEPAAMLLRPGNAGANTAADHKKVLAAALGQLPWAPGYRVGRKVLVRTDAGGGTHEFVGYCHARRLQYSVGFGLTESVVAAMDAYLPNSAWTPAYDAEGQVRPGAWVAEITGIIGLSGWPPGMRVIVRKEKPHPGAQLRFTDLDGLRLTAFATNTTRGQLPDLELRHRRRARCEDRIRNAKDTGLRNLPFHDFAANRIWCAIVELALDLTAWLQLLALHEHPARRWEPKTLRLRLFSTAGRLARHARRTRLHLARHAPWTSLLTTAHDRLAAT
- a CDS encoding TerC/Alx family metal homeostasis membrane protein, translating into MSPDLTFLASPAAIESVGTPWLWAGTIGVVLALLILDFAITRRPHEVSMREALGWTIFYIALPVAFGIFLWTRNGTNTGMEFFTGYLLEKSLSVDNLFVFMLLLSAFAVPAALAQRVLLYGIAGALVLRGIFIALGAAALATLDWAFLLFGLILLITAVKLLADAAGGHEQDVDVSSMKSVKLLRRFMPVTDDYRGTKMTVMEAGRRALTPLALVVAAVMATDLVFAVDSVPAVYGVTGDPFLVFATNAFALLGLRALYFVLHAALSRLVHLAYGLAAILAFIGVKLVLHWAHGVWSGVPTIPTAASLVVIVVVLATVTVTSLRATRGQDQTEIEPAN
- a CDS encoding HD domain-containing protein gives rise to the protein MTSDLRRWAFDTAREQLETLPRRWKHTQGVARRAEHASGVVDDPDLLVAAAWLHDVGYAPHLARTGFHPVDGAEFLAEQGAPERLIALVAHHSCACVEARHRGLKIRWADDHSAVRDALWWADMTTTPAGEITDVCDRIEEVLERYGPDHVVARSVTEASAELLAAGRRTEKLLADRLHV
- a CDS encoding DUF4234 domain-containing protein — protein: MITLGIYVVVWYYKIHKEMAELRRDPEAPVAGPLLVMVFLSWTGIAAIISFWRTGNRIKQSQEPAGLEGACNPVVAFLLNFVFGLGILYYQLELNKIATHYAQ
- a CDS encoding IS3 family transposase (programmed frameshift), producing the protein MGSRGPRGDEPKRRRAFSAADKLAYLQAYEQAIEHGDGGGYLRREGLYSSQISEWRKQRDAGVLSGKKPGEKVGKLTAEQAEIARLTAELARANKRLVTTEAALDIMGKAHALLESLSERADSQGEAQTALTTAYTSLTEVGAGTRRAAVLTGLVRSTAIRRRNAAAGPSSVFRQPVSDPVNKLSEFERRKILEVLGSPGFVDLAPLQVFAQLLDEGTYLCSVSTMYRVLRENKQVKERRRLARHPSKVCPELVATAPRQVYSWDITKLAGPVKGQYFDAYVMIDIYSRYIVGVHVHNHESGVLATELMKEIFGVHGIPQVVHADRGTSMTSKTVAALLADLEVTRSHSRPRVSNDNPYSEALFKTLKYGPEFPERFGSLTTARGFMDSFADWYNHEHRHTGIGLHTPADVHYGLATDKAAERAAVLAQARARHPHRFGTTTTPKILDLPDTAWINRPTQDTTQETDTTAA
- a CDS encoding nitroreductase family deazaflavin-dependent oxidoreductase, whose translation is MANLFVNVLRGHQFIYEKSGGLVGHRLLFGNPTLLLRTVGRKTGQPRTSALTYAKDGKDYLVTASNGGSSRPPGWLANVKAKPDCEIQVGTTKIQVTARATYPDDPEYARRFALVDKINGGRYAQYQEKTSRKIAVVVLSPR